In Musa acuminata AAA Group cultivar baxijiao chromosome BXJ3-9, Cavendish_Baxijiao_AAA, whole genome shotgun sequence, a single genomic region encodes these proteins:
- the LOC135649434 gene encoding MLP-like protein 423, which yields MASMVEVGVEVKSSPDKFWTAIHASTKLIPRIFPPHHKSIRIIEGDGNSVGTIRLLKYAQGVPLITFAKQVAEELDDADITDGEIVSFYKTFKTTLKVEARGDSSLVKYYIEYEKVYEEVPDPHLTQEMAVEHYNELFDLS from the exons ATGGCCTCCATGGTTGAAGTGGGAGTGGAGGTGAAGTCCTCCCCAGACAAGTTCTGGACAGCCATTCATGCCTCCACGAAGCTAATCCCCAGGATCTTCCCTCCCCATCACAAGAGCATTCGGATCATTGAAGGTGATGGCAACAGTGTTGGCACCATCCGGCTCCTGAAATATGCCCAAG GAGTTCCACTGATCACGTTTGCAAAGCAGGTGGCTGAGGAGCTCGACGATGCCGATATCACCGATGGTGAGATCGTGAGCTTCTACAAGACCTTCAAGACCACCCTAAAGGTGGAAGCCAGAGGTGACAGCAGCCTGGTTAAATACTACATCGAGTATGAAAAGGTGTATGAAGAAGTTCCTGACCCGCATCTCACCCAGGAGATGGCAGTCGAACATTATAATGAACTGTTCGATCTATCCTAA